DNA from Ovis canadensis isolate MfBH-ARS-UI-01 breed Bighorn chromosome 4, ARS-UI_OviCan_v2, whole genome shotgun sequence:
AGCACCAGCACCAGGACCTGGGAGGTGCTGTGCAAAGTCAACGTCTTGGTGGCAGGCACCTTCCGGAGACAAACGCCACAGTCATAGGCATTTTCCGCCTCCAGCTTCTCGGGCTTGACCagctctctcagagcttgctccacACTCTGAGCCGCCGTGATATCCAGGCTGATGTCCAGATAAGGGTCGAACGTGTCCGAGACACCGAGGCAGTGGAGACACTGGATCTGAGACCTCCACGTCCCGCCGAAGATCTGACGGACGACGCCGGTGTCCTCGGAGGCGTGGCCCGACGGCTGGGATGCACTCAGGCACCCTTGCTGCATGCCACTCAGAGTGAACATCAGAAACTCGTGGGCATCTTCCTGCTGGTGTCTGTGGAAGCCCGCCAGCAGGTCCGTGTGGGGCCGGATCACCTCTCCCGCGTGAAGGAGGGCTCGGGTCACGTGAGCTCGCATGGCACAGAGCGTGCAGGAGCCGCCGGCCGGACAGAGGGTGGCGTGCTGCCGGGACACCAGCCAGCTGGCCAGGGGCGGCGTGTGGCTCAGACACTGCAGCGCCGCATTCACGTAGCACGTGTTCCCCAGATTCTGAAGCCCAGCGCCCACACCCCACGGCCCCCTCCAACTCAGGGCGACTTTCTGGCCAGGCGCCAGCCCCGCTGACCCGGGAGCCAAGTCACCCCGCTGGGGGCGCCCGACTGCCGGCGACGGCCCCTCAGGGACAGAGGGTCCCCGAAGGGCATCCGCACCAGCGGCGCTGGCCCGACAACCTTGCCCTCCGGCTAAGACGTTGAAGGGAGCCGGACACGCACCTCTCCCGTGCTCAGAAGCAGCCCCCGGGTCTCTGCAAACAAGGCCCACGAGGTTTTCCATCTCCTACCTGCAGCTGCACGCCGGTGCCTCCTTCCCTCACACCGTCGTCTCCAAAAAGGGCCCGGGCTCCGCCCCCTCGGTCCTTTGGGGGCTTTcccaccgccccacccccgcACGTGCAAGCTCCTCATTCGCTGAGGCGGCCGAGGGCCTGCCCACTCCCACTCCCGCCATCCAACCACCAACACTTTTCTCGGCGAATTCCCCTTGAGGAAGCCCTGCCTGGAGCCACCCCGGGAGATCCCAGCCATGACAAGGTCGTGTGGTAGAGAACTGTTAAACAAGTCTTGAGAACTCAATGGGCTCCCTAGTCTTTCTCGAGCATCCACTCCAAAACCAgtatctgtctgttttactatttcatgactttcaccatcTCCTCTAACATTAACTGGGTGCTATTCTTGAccactttctctggagaaaatcatctTAGaactatagctaataagtctcctgtgcatgagagaaatatttccaatcaaaaccccCTCTTTTAGCATTATATCTTGCTTGGCAAATATATCCAGACTGTTGCACCTaatcatatgattatttacagcctccctaCTGTGAGAGGCatagaaagcctaaaacatagagcctttcaaagagttaacaGTTATTCGAGTAGTACTAGGCATAGGATTTCTTTGTTGGGCCAATGCTTGCTGCTGAATTCCCATATCTCtaatccactgtgcacctgggagtgcattagttaacatagttggaaagtaagaaaaacaggtGTAGcctgaaattaaccacatcagacttttgagctaattggttctttcttgtaactcactgcatcTTTGCTtcgtgagaatgtaactctgtttgatactttctgaggccgatatagattagaaatataagaaaaaacatttcaagggaaaataagttttctggttgaacagcctttatcaaaagagggtcataaaatgttcacaggcctccaaggccagaagataatgtacacaatattgtttttgGGAAAGGTTTACAGAAATAATCTTGAtttcgataaagacaaaatagacgtaatgtttgggctgactctgtatgactttgcatctttcatttccctctatgtacaagtaaaggtataaaagacccttttgaaaataaaaacaatgggcctcacttgaagaagcttggtaaccccgtgtttttcttttttctctgtttttctctcttactttctttttcaggctgatccttggagcatagaggctccctgcgttcacttatctgcccgggtttctaagacctgaatgggaagacgTTCTGCATCTTCATTCCCTTGGGAGACcaggaaggcacctgtggcctccgtgaacggggcaaacttcttgtctcgaagttttattgACTTTCTATggaaaccaaggaatatcagcctctttctctcctctattttcttatctacaatgttctttccttatttctctctAAATCATCTGCTGAGGCcacttttccttcaggttcccctggatcctgcgggggttGGACCCCGGCAAAGCCCCACAGGCACTTCTGACCTGGCCGCCTGGGCCAAAGGACTCTGGATGCGAATGATTCAAGGGCATTGGCCTTCCAGCCTTGCCCGCTAGAGATTCACTGCAGGTCTTCCAAGTTCAGCACACAAATGCGGACTGCAGAGGAATTCCGTGGGCTCACCATTCACATCCTAACACACTTCTGGAAACATGTCTGCCCACCTACCCTCTCCCCTTTAGGGgtctccccaccccagacccctgcCTGAGGACAATCCCTCCCCAGACAACAATAAACCCTTTCTTCAACTTTGTTCTCCAGTGAGGTCCACTCCGATTTCAATGCTTTCTCACTGGACACTCTTCTAGTGTTCAGGGTCCTGGCACCAAAAGATGCTGGGAGAGGGGCACATATGCTTCTCTCCCTTCAGGGCCATTGGTCAAGCCCCAAAGCGAGCTCATTCCGAAAGACATAGGCTTGCTGCAACTTTGGATTCATTTCCTcagctcctttcctctctccctgtcttttttgttttcctttttttttctttccttttttgtttttgctttcttcttttaatcatgcttatatgttattttctttttttgttttttgttgcttgTCTTTTTAAGATAACCAATGTAGGCTTATACATTCACGTCTCAAAATTCTCGTGCAGATCACTTAGCACGAAAGTTGCAATTCTTCTCTTCCTGTTggttcagcctctttctctcatgCGGAGTGTCTTTCTAGTTGTTCAGTTTGTTTTCGTATTTTAAGTTTACAATTTGTTTTCTCACAACATCAAAGTCCAAGTTTCAACTATTGTGTTTTAGCATTTTGTTTCAGCCTTCTTAAATTGTACTAGTAGCTTTCgtttcattttcatcactttAGTTTAGTTCTTTTCTCCTAGTTCCCTTAGAGTTTTGCGAATGTTCCATTTCTCCAAATCCCACGTTTAACTGTATTTTAATGAGTGTATGTATTTCTGTCCTAAGAAAATATCTGTACTTTTTTCATGTCCCTCTCTACCCGACCACCTGTTTTATCCAGGTGTTAATTATAGCAGGCCCCACTTTGAGTCCACATTGCATTCCCCGGCTTTTCTTTTTACATGGTCGTTATTTTCccgctatttttctctttcccatcctcctctctccccccGCCCCATTCTATGTAGcctttttcattatttcccctTGTACTAGCTGTAAATGTTTCTTCATCATGTTCTAGATTCCCGCtgtgtcttttcctttcctcatttattttccatgatatAATTGTTCGTGCACCTTTTCTGCAAGTGACTCAGATGGGTTCTTGTATAGCTTATCCGTTTCATATGTTCGACAgtctttttatatattccacattGGTTCCACAGTCATCAATGTCTTTTTCCTTCCTATCTCCTTGGCTGATAAACAGTGCTTGCTGTGTATTTACTAGCATACTTTGGAGTCGTGCCTGTTTCAGTGGTGGTTTTATCACGGTATGCCAGTGCGGGTTAGCTGTTCacttccaggatttttttttttttttttgaggactaTCCATGGCCTTTCTCTAGTGTTCTTTAATTCTGCCACAGTGAACACTTTCCCCTTTCCCCACACTCTCCACACACTATTGTGAGTTTCTGATATTTCCATTGTCTCATGTAGTTTTGCTAAAAGGAGacgtttattttagcttcttcattTTTCACTAGCATCCATATACTCGAAGAGTGTTTGCCTTGTGCCCATTTTTATTGGGCTGTGTATTCTTATTGAGTTATTTAGCGCCCAAATAGTCTCGGAAGTAATCTCCtttgtcagtttatttttttttcttttttcattttattcttttttctccctttctgaggtGTTTTTTCAACCTGGTTTATCTGTACaaagtttttaactttaatttataggtcttgtttttattttcattttgtgggGTAGGATCACAGAAGGTTCTTGCTGAAATAATTAGATAAGATTGCttgttatatttatgtataataaataagtttttaaaagttaagttaTGGTTTTTACAGGGGACTTTGTAATCATTTTgcgttttattttttgtgtaggCACGTGGCTCTCAATTTTTTTACAtactggccagttttcccagcaccacttaaaaGATGGTCATTAATATCCACTGTTATCCTCTAGCCTCCATCCATTCTTTAATCTGCTTAGCTGTCTCTGAGTGAACACGCATATTCTTTGACTGGGGAAGATTAAATCTTGTGAAAAATTGCCCATGATAATTGTTTGaggttatatataatattttccacAATATTTTATTCTCCCACCCTGGAGCATGgaattctcctctctccctcacagCTCCTTTGTCCCTAGCTGTATTATTATGTTGTAATTGGTAAtgtgatttgattctttttttttttttcattaagggGAATTTGGAAAACAGACTTCTGCTATATTTCTATCCTGGGACATTTTGCTTCATTAACTTAAACACAATTTTGATGGCATCACAAGGGTTTCCCGTCCCACTGTTTCCTTTTTCCAACCtgcattcattcttttcttctgattATTTCTGTAGTTGACTCCAAAAAGTATGTTGAGATTATTTGAAGGATCTGTGGCCTCTCTTAAGACTTGATTAGTATGTGTATTTGTGGTTTTGCTCTATATTCTTGTTGAATTTGATCTATTTTCATCTGTGTATTGCCTGTAATATTCTAAATTTGTGGCCATTGGCCAGGACAGACTGTGCCTTGTTTTCGGAGGTGTTTTACATGTGCGTTCTAAGAGCTTTCAAAGTGACTTAGAAAATTCACTGTGAAGATCAGCCTTTTTCTTTCAAGAGAGTTCCACCATAGTTGGGGATCTCAGAGCTTGGTAATTTTTCTTACAGTTTCTGGATGTCTTTCATTCTTTGAGGTTGAACTTATTAAACTCATATCCTTTTCTCCTGAAGTTGTCATTTATGTCAAAATAGTCCTGATTCATTGTGATCTTATTGTTTCTGTAATCTTCAACTATAGTTTTGTT
Protein-coding regions in this window:
- the LOC138439850 gene encoding ubiquitin carboxyl-terminal hydrolase 17-like protein 6; the protein is MENLVGLVCRDPGAASEHGRGACPAPFNVLAGGQGCRASAAGADALRGPSVPEGPSPAVGRPQRGDLAPGSAGLAPGQKVALSWRGPWGVGAGLQNLGNTCYVNAALQCLSHTPPLASWLVSRQHATLCPAGGSCTLCAMRAHVTRALLHAGEVIRPHTDLLAGFHRHQQEDAHEFLMFTLSGMQQGCLSASQPSGHASEDTGVVRQIFGGTWRSQIQCLHCLGVSDTFDPYLDISLDITAAQSVEQALRELVKPEKLEAENAYDCGVCLRKVPATKTLTLHSTSQVLVLVLKRFTQLSGAKRAQEVRYPQCLDVQPYTSERKAGPLGYVLYAVLVHSGWSCERGHYFCYIRAGNGQWYKMDDAKVTACDETAALSQSAYVLFYAREGAWEGGAGGGAVAPLGADPTDPGQPAGDASGRAPGSQDSPGDTEAEGMSLEQWRRLQEHNRPKPALELHKIQAALPAGAVVIHRSRHGGGRNRPPPAQEHHRLDRPSTDTPPPGPTDVGHGPCASGRARATKGRNKKPRPSLGLWL